A region from the Desulfovibrio sp. genome encodes:
- a CDS encoding glycosyltransferase family 2 protein: protein MNAESAAPQRPDVSFVMPCYNEADVIPYTIPRFVRAFQREGFKLQLVACDNGSTDRTGELIEQLTREGLPITPVRVEVNQGYGFGVLFSLPSCTADWVGIIPADGQIDAEDAVRLYEIARTLKEPALIKVRRRFRLDGAHRSVTSFGYNVAMAALWPGIGSFDVNGSPKLLHRSTIEAMRLVSKDWLLDPEILVKAYQMGLKVIEVNAFSRMREHGSSHVRPMDVARFFRGLFKLRAGLIR from the coding sequence ATGAACGCCGAATCGGCTGCGCCGCAGCGACCCGACGTCTCTTTCGTCATGCCTTGTTACAACGAGGCCGACGTCATCCCGTACACCATCCCGAGGTTCGTCCGGGCCTTTCAGCGCGAAGGCTTCAAGCTCCAGTTGGTCGCGTGCGACAATGGCTCTACCGATCGGACCGGAGAGCTGATCGAGCAACTCACGAGAGAGGGTCTGCCGATCACTCCGGTTCGCGTCGAGGTCAACCAGGGCTACGGGTTTGGTGTGCTCTTTTCGTTGCCCTCATGCACCGCGGACTGGGTTGGTATCATTCCGGCGGACGGTCAGATCGACGCCGAGGACGCCGTCCGACTGTACGAGATCGCTCGAACCCTCAAAGAGCCCGCGCTGATCAAGGTCCGCCGGAGATTTCGGCTGGACGGTGCGCATCGCTCGGTCACCTCGTTCGGATACAACGTGGCCATGGCCGCGTTATGGCCCGGTATTGGCAGCTTCGACGTCAACGGCAGCCCGAAGCTCCTCCATCGCTCCACGATCGAAGCCATGCGGCTCGTTTCCAAGGACTGGCTGCTCGACCCGGAGATCTTGGTCAAAGCGTATCAGATGGGCTTGAAAGTCATCGAGGTGAACGCGTTCTCTCGGATGCGAGAGCACGGGAGCTCCCACGTGCGCCCGATGGACGTGGCGCGATTTTTCCGCGGGCTCTTCAAGCTGCGGGCGGGCTTGATTCGCTGA
- a CDS encoding molecular chaperone TorD family protein: MNELAASTNPSADPKSSGLAEASKPLLEPSPNALDLDSAPRLWALGRRFSLGSLLLGYPTESFGQELVGMRDVVNELLEGVPALDIELDLDDLRSEYVALFDRGAASVYESEYGSHKGLSKGNDLADVMGFYQAFGFALAECHEMPDHIAVELEFYAALLMKESFLTQAGDAEGVEIVRDAEAKFLTRHLGGFVTALASSPAVTQSAWFGPLLLEVARWVDGETRRLGVSAQERTRSEPEGESMECATPGLRVLES, translated from the coding sequence ATGAACGAGCTTGCCGCGAGCACGAACCCCTCTGCGGATCCGAAGAGCTCCGGCCTTGCGGAGGCCTCGAAGCCGCTTTTGGAGCCGAGTCCGAACGCTCTAGACTTGGATAGCGCTCCGCGTCTTTGGGCGCTCGGTCGACGGTTCTCACTGGGTTCTCTGTTGCTGGGCTATCCGACGGAGTCTTTTGGCCAGGAGCTCGTTGGCATGAGAGACGTCGTGAACGAGCTCCTCGAAGGTGTGCCGGCCCTCGATATCGAGCTCGACCTCGATGATTTGAGGTCCGAGTATGTTGCGCTGTTCGATCGGGGCGCGGCCTCCGTGTACGAGTCTGAGTATGGCTCCCACAAGGGGCTCTCGAAGGGTAACGATCTCGCCGACGTCATGGGCTTCTATCAAGCCTTCGGGTTCGCGCTGGCGGAGTGTCACGAGATGCCCGACCACATCGCCGTGGAGCTCGAGTTCTATGCTGCGCTGCTCATGAAGGAGTCCTTCCTCACTCAGGCCGGGGACGCTGAGGGTGTCGAGATCGTGCGGGACGCGGAGGCGAAGTTCCTCACGCGCCACCTCGGCGGCTTCGTCACCGCGCTGGCGAGCTCACCTGCGGTCACTCAGAGCGCTTGGTTCGGCCCGCTCTTGCTCGAGGTCGCCCGTTGGGTCGACGGAGAGACGCGACGACTGGGTGTTAGCGCGCAAGAACGGACACGTAGCGAGCCGGAGGGCGAGAGCATGGAGTGCGCGACGCCCGGGCTGCGCGTGCTCGAGTCGTAG